Genomic segment of Perca flavescens isolate YP-PL-M2 chromosome 7, PFLA_1.0, whole genome shotgun sequence:
gtttggctaactgctccaaattttctctacctcaagatgccagactgatctgcgagtggaaaactggagctcgcgagatcaggacggtctcacgaggctaatttTCAGCTACCTTAATTAGGAGATACAATCGCAACTTTAGAAAATTCCTTTTTATTGTTAGCAGACaaaatgtttattctttttcaGAACATCACTTCTATAGCTAGAAGCAACcttctttgtttttaaaatattggTGGTTATATATTTTTGGGAGAATCAGATGCTTATCTCGAGGTGCAATCAAAGACTTTTTTCATTATCGGTTAATCTGCTGTTCAATTCACTCTCAGTGGTTTCAGTGACGTGAAATACTTTGAATGAGTATGTTGTTCCTCTCACAGTTGAATAGAAGGTCCTTAATGTGGCCCAGCCAGGACACACATGCGTGCACACTGCTGTAATGTGGACTGAATGTGTACACATGTGGCCCAGACCACCTCAGAATGTGAGTGTTTGCATCTCAATACTTTGAATGAGTACGTAGTTCCGCTCAGAACTAAGTAGGTGGTCTTTAATAGGATCATTCCCATTCTCACTGATATTATAATGTGGAGACTCCGTGGCTCAAACCACCTCCAAAATGTGGTTTTTGAGAGCCGATCTCAATGCGTCGTTACAGAGTTTTCACCGGTACTTAGAGCTCTCCACTTATGAGCTGATCACTCAGAAAGGATGTTAATGGCAGGTGGAATCGGGTGAATGTGTCCTCAATGAGCCCTGGGTTCATTCACACCTGTACCTACAGCTGTCCCTTTGTGATCATATTACTCAGATcagattttaataccaggtcAATACGGGGCCATTAATAGCTGTTCAGCTAGTAGTGGTAGTGGTAGTGACTCAGATCAACATAGAAGTGGCTCAGTGACTGATGGTCAGTGCAGCGCCAGCAATGATGAATATCATGAGTACAGTAGCTGTTGAGTAGCAGTGGCTGTGGCTTGTAGACTGACACACCATCTGTTTTGTCTGCCTGTACTTGCTGTGTCCTGCAGGATCGTGCTGATTTGTGCCAAGCGGTCGCTATATGCTGCTTTCTCAGTGCTGCCCTATGGAGAGAGGGCTCACCTCAGGTACAAAGAAAGCACAATCCCAAGCAGAGAACACCCACCACTCGCTTTTACGTTTTCATCATCCTGTGTGATTCATCGTTCATCAGAATGGGGCAGTGTGAGTTCATTGTGCggtgaaaatgacaaaatgtctgTGACTCTTTCTGAACAGTGATCCTAAGCTGGAGACTCAGAGACAGAGGCTGTCTTCTGTGGTGGCTGCTGACCTGCTTCCTTCCCTGGAAGGTGTGGAGCTTGCAGACTATGGAAAGGTAAATGATGTCTGTGTGATATGCAGTATAGTGCCATGATGAACAGAAGTACTCTCATTACTCAGATAAATCTGCCTGATTTTCAGGTTGTTGACAGTCTTATTTTCCCTCCTCAGGTGGTGTCATACGCTCAGCTCCTTTATCCGACCAATGCCTTGGTGAGGCAGAAGAGTGGCGGCGCTCCAGAGAACGGTACGGCTCTCACCCCTCAGTCCCGTTTCCGTGGCAACGGGCAGAGGAACTTTACCCCGGCTCGTGTGAACAGCAGCGTGGCACAGGACCAATGTATGGCTACACCGACAGACACACCTCTGCTTCTTTACTGTTTAACTGACCTCTGTTATTTATTGTTGTTGCacactcagttttttttttttttttttttttttttccccaggtaTAGAGGAGGTGGTAGAGTACGATCCTAACCTGCTCAGTGACCCCCAGTGGCCCTGTGGGAGACATAAGAGGGTTCTGATATTTGCATCATACGTGGTGAGAGTTTGTTAGTTTACGTGCAGTTAAATATTCAGGATACAGCCGGCTTTCTCCAATAAGTTCATTTATTAACAACGAGAAAACTAGTTTTTCATAGTCCGGTTAAGGGATTATAGTAACTTGGTTTCTCCTGGTAGCTTCGGGTAGATGCGCGTGACAAAGACTGCAGACAGGGAAAGGAGAGGATGTTACATGTAGTAATGCgtcttttatatttaaaataattcctTTCAAAGTttgactaaaatgttttttgtatctgaTTATGGGCTTTTGGGAGACCTTAACATACCTGTAAACTAATTGCATTGTGAGTGTTTGAGGCTGAGTTTCAGCATAATCAGACCTGTAGCAACCACTGTCAGTACTACTAGCTATAGGAAGCTAATTGACTTATATAATGGGTAAGTGAAGATTTTGGCAAAAACTTTTGTAATTGGTTATTCCATATGGAAAGCACTAAGATTTTTAAATGATGATAAATAATTCTAAGCCACACCGTCCCATCTGGGTTTCCATCATACTATCAGTATGATCGTGAACCAAAATCATAAATTGCATTCTATGTGGTTAGGGCTGTGCGATAATACCTCTATCGATTTTTGccacaatattgtagggttggcaattggtgctttacaaatatttacacaatgatatttgtgataaataatcatcagtaatgtggatataatgattaagtgagtaaaggcaaataatagaactgtgagaacagtctggtgtgttcagaaaattacatcactttactgtaacgcagcctttaaaaccggGAAAAGGCAACTCTTGTGTcctattacgatatccaaaatctaagacaatatctagtatCATTGATATATGTTACTGCTAAcctacatgtaaaaaaaaaaaacgacgcAGCCATGCTGGTTTCTTTAGTGCTTGTTGTAAATGCACCTGTCTCACATGGACTGCCCTTATTAGTTTCAGAAACTAGGGACAGGGCCATTTTTAATTTGAGATTAAAATTGTTCTGATTCAATCTGTAAAATGAAGCAGATCTCCACTTCTAAACCAACCTCCACCACTGTTGGAGTAAAATACACCCATTATGTCCCATTCACATGACTTTTATTGCTGCGGAGCGTCACAAGACGGTAACCTCTGTGTGAAACGGTTATTACCTACCGAGGCAGTTTATATACGCAATTGTAAAACTTTATTGCAACTGTAATTCATGCTGACACAAGTCACTTCTGTCCTGGCATGCTGATTTGTTTTTCATCTCTGCAGACGACTGTCGTTGAGTACGTGAAACCATCTGATCTGAAGAAGGACATGAATGAGACTTTCAAGGAGAAGTTTCCTCACATCAAGCTGACTTTGAGCAAGATAAGAAGGTGCAGATAGATTACACACCCCCTTGGAATGTCCTCTAACAGCCTTCTGAAGGCTGAAACTTGTTGTACTTCTCTCCACAATTCCTTGTGGTTGTTGATCTGGTTCAAACACAGTGCACTCTTTCTCAGAAAGCCAATCCGTAACTGTGACTTCTCTCCACTAGCCTGAAGAGGGAGATGGGGGCCATGAGCGAAGACAGCGGTCTACAGCCGGTCACCATAGCGATGGCTTTTGTTTACTTTGAGAAGCTGGTGCTGAAGGGACGCCTCAACAAGCACAACAGGAAGCTGGTGGCGGCGGCGTGCGTGCTGCTGGCAGCAAAGATCAGCAGCGATCTGCGGAAGCCAGAAGTCAAACAACTCATCGATGTAAGTAAAGTTTCCACAGAAACAGATGTCAGTGGAGAAACTTGAAACAACGCAGGACACGTTGGCCTGTAACCCTCATgcacgttagcttcttgtcttacctggggtctgataaacagtaaattcgtCAAAGTCAGTGCCTAGAACGCTATTTTCCAAGCGACTGTAGCTTTCATAATTCACAGGGTTTTCATGGTAAATCAGCCGTCGAGGCTTTTGTCGCTCTTTGTCACTCTGCCTGAGGAGAAACTGCTGTACTCgcgctgttgtttatttggttgccatgacttcggGAGTGATGACTTCCTCTCgctgttccagttgctcaccctcaaaggggagagagagcggatgactGTTCTCTTGCGTTCGTGGAGCAGACAGCTCTGCAGAGTCGTATAATGACGACttcatgacattttttaaaaatactgAAGGAGAGGCGGCAATCGCTGGGTTTTTGTGATCGCTGGGAGCCGAATAaaatttcaattaattgcacagccctactataCAAAAGCAATTGAACTCAAAATTACAAGGCAAAAGTGGCCTAGTGGTGTAATTAATAGCAGAAAAGTCAGCAATGTATATGTAAACAGTGTATATTAGTATAATATTTATGATTTGAGTAATTATACCTAATCATTacattgtgtttgtctgtgttttatatagaaatatattagAAATAATATAGTAGTGTATAATATTCTAAAACTGTAtaacttaaaacttaaaaaacgtAACTTTCCATTGAACATTGATTATATGCACACAGTATATGAAGAAAAGGATCTTTGCCTACAGTAGGGAACGTTTTAAAATTATTCACAGTTGTAATCCTTGTTTTTGGCCACCGTtaactttcacaataaaagccacccTGCGTGTTGCCAGCTGAATGCTTTTAATGCGAATTAGCACTGGTAGGAAATGTATATTTGCATCAGCAGTAACTTCATTCAGCTCTGATTCAACGAAGGAGGGTGATGAAAATTACAAACGGTAAACCTGGATTACTTGCATGCATCGTTTCCTGTGAGTCCCAAACTGTTTAAATCCCACGTGGGAATGCTATTATGTAGAGAAGTACAGAATGTACCTGCATTCAATGGCTATTGCTTaacaaaatggcaaacactAATAGTATCAAAACGGATTTCATTAAAATCTCAAGGATTATAACCTTAACATGGGCTAGTTTGAATTAATTATAAAGTCTTAATTGTAAATGATCAAGTCTTAATTAGCAAATGTATACCATAAACAAATTCATTAAACAAAAGtcacagtatgtcaaaaaaaggaatataccattaaaaatataaaatactttCATAATATAGCGTTTCATTGTACagtaagtcataaaaaagtcatagtaaggcATTCAAATCCTTATATTGTGTATAGTGTTATAGTTTCTTATAAAAAAGTTGtggtatgtcataaaaagtcatagtatagtatgtcataaaaaaagcaGGAACCGCGGGtcccttttgctgcatgtcattccccctctgtcCCCTTTTatgtagtatgtcataaaaatataaaaagtcatagtatgccataaaaatatagtataggtcataaaaatgtatgtcataaaaatataaaaagtcatagtatagtctgtcatATATATAAAGTCATCATGATCACTATGGAAAAACTAAACCTTTCTGTTGGATGCATGGGCATTAAATGGGATActactgttatttatttttattaaacatttttagACTCTTACTACATGGTAATATGTATTCCTCTGTTTTTCTTCCTGTGGACGGGCAGAAGCTGGAAGAGCGTTTCCGTATCAACAGACGGGAGTTGATTCCTCTGGAGTTCCCGGTGCTGGTTGCCTTGGAGATGGGACTTTACCTCCCCGAGAGCAAAGTCATGCCGCACTACCGCAGGCTGGTGCAGCAGGGTTAGACTGACATTTTCTGTTTCCATTAATAACATCAGCAAGTGGGAGTGAGGTTATAGGAC
This window contains:
- the cables2a gene encoding CDK5 and ABL1 enzyme substrate 2 isoform X1; this translates as MATAVCGLQSTGSNGKSVKTHREHRRKTKDSRRRQAALLFLNNISLDGRPQCQPSDENDDQKAAEEQRLRDRDGGATVVPLSSAGRQEPLAQVTEPAASGSGSSSSFPGIVSPTRPLVMSPGPAWANEVFLEGGTAADTLTPDTPMSPVPSGHQPCSRVRSTPAALSPVPAGNFMDSRQRLRNVSGSPGPKVPKKVHFIKSMRQYDTRGSRIVLICAKRSLYAAFSVLPYGERAHLSDPKLETQRQRLSSVVAADLLPSLEGVELADYGKVVSYAQLLYPTNALVRQKSGGAPENGTALTPQSRFRGNGQRNFTPARVNSSVAQDQCIEEVVEYDPNLLSDPQWPCGRHKRVLIFASYVTTVVEYVKPSDLKKDMNETFKEKFPHIKLTLSKIRSLKREMGAMSEDSGLQPVTIAMAFVYFEKLVLKGRLNKHNRKLVAAACVLLAAKISSDLRKPEVKQLIDKLEERFRINRRELIPLEFPVLVALEMGLYLPESKVMPHYRRLVQQG
- the cables2a gene encoding CDK5 and ABL1 enzyme substrate 2 isoform X2, giving the protein MRQYDTRGSRIVLICAKRSLYAAFSVLPYGERAHLSDPKLETQRQRLSSVVAADLLPSLEGVELADYGKVVSYAQLLYPTNALVRQKSGGAPENGTALTPQSRFRGNGQRNFTPARVNSSVAQDQCIEEVVEYDPNLLSDPQWPCGRHKRVLIFASYVTTVVEYVKPSDLKKDMNETFKEKFPHIKLTLSKIRSLKREMGAMSEDSGLQPVTIAMAFVYFEKLVLKGRLNKHNRKLVAAACVLLAAKISSDLRKPEVKQLIDKLEERFRINRRELIPLEFPVLVALEMGLYLPESKVMPHYRRLVQQG